From Anaerohalosphaera lusitana, one genomic window encodes:
- a CDS encoding CPBP family intramembrane glutamic endopeptidase — protein MANGKDNNKAVSGQLLEFVPDSYLDRTSRPVYALVYLLGFIVFYEFGTIMMNPAILDKTLSQWHVRVVSFVWIQNILEYLGFSHRMTWIAAPAAVIIILLVLQITSKSSWYVNLFDFIPMTLECIVLAVPLLVLSLLVNAYPIGQAAGGFLAEISAQAGEGGFLLSPLMSQIITGIGAGIYEELIFRLILISIIMIVLQDFIGLGKGSSLFIAIVVSAFLFSIHHHFFFVDGEFTTSKHDPFTVATFTFRFLAGIYFAAVFAFRGFAIVASSHAFYDIIAALLNTFAFNPPNS, from the coding sequence ATGGCTAACGGCAAGGATAATAACAAAGCTGTTTCGGGTCAACTCCTTGAGTTCGTTCCCGACTCATATCTGGACCGAACCAGCCGTCCTGTGTATGCACTGGTATATCTGCTGGGGTTCATAGTGTTCTATGAATTCGGCACGATAATGATGAACCCGGCGATCCTGGACAAGACGCTGAGCCAGTGGCACGTTCGGGTCGTGTCGTTCGTTTGGATACAGAATATACTGGAGTATCTGGGGTTTTCGCACCGCATGACGTGGATAGCGGCCCCGGCAGCGGTGATAATAATACTGCTCGTGCTGCAGATAACGTCCAAAAGCAGTTGGTACGTCAATCTTTTCGATTTTATCCCCATGACGCTGGAATGTATCGTACTTGCGGTGCCGCTTCTGGTGCTCAGTCTGCTGGTCAACGCATATCCCATAGGCCAGGCGGCAGGTGGTTTCCTGGCTGAGATAAGTGCCCAGGCGGGTGAAGGGGGCTTTCTCCTTAGCCCGCTGATGAGCCAGATAATTACCGGCATCGGTGCGGGAATATATGAAGAGCTGATCTTTCGCTTGATACTGATCAGCATCATCATGATAGTTCTGCAGGATTTTATAGGACTGGGCAAGGGCAGTTCGCTGTTTATCGCGATCGTTGTCTCAGCGTTTCTGTTCAGTATCCATCACCACTTCTTCTTTGTCGACGGTGAATTCACGACCAGCAAACACGACCCGTTTACGGTCGCCACGTTTACTTTCAGATTTCTGGCCGGCATCTATTTTGCGGCTGTGTTCGCATTTCGCGGGTTTGCGATCGTTGCTTCTTCGCATGCGTTCTATGATATCATTGCTGCGCTGCTCAATACTTTTGCATTCAATCCGCCCAACAGTTAA
- a CDS encoding HypC/HybG/HupF family hydrogenase formation chaperone has translation MCLAVPARIIELEDDKAVADAMGNKWNVRTTLIPDLKVGDFVLVHAGFAISTLDEKEARETWDLFKEIEEFDDNSNRVSG, from the coding sequence ATGTGTTTAGCTGTACCTGCTCGAATCATCGAACTCGAAGACGACAAAGCCGTCGCAGACGCGATGGGAAACAAATGGAACGTCAGAACAACCCTCATCCCCGATCTGAAAGTAGGCGATTTCGTTCTCGTTCACGCCGGCTTCGCTATCTCGACTCTTGACGAAAAGGAAGCCCGCGAGACATGGGATCTCTTCAAAGAGATCGAAGAATTCGACGACAATTCAAATAGAGTTTCAGGTTGA
- a CDS encoding DUF2617 family protein has product MDNPKTKLEISELSFSLYQRSLHPELFNIYSKRQIRTENYDAQIWATGCSHVVSAYHKGMCLSELISMPGQPLPKRGLVERFQFRGQKNHRCRLSKGVSYMTDFQVEKMSPNLYRQSHIDLERFAKNRGIFVKFPEMSSSGLEPFSYIDFEARKTELHIHAFHAYPDQVTIIKTQSLVGFYD; this is encoded by the coding sequence ATGGACAATCCGAAGACCAAACTTGAGATAAGCGAGCTTTCGTTTTCACTGTATCAGCGGTCTCTGCATCCGGAGCTTTTCAATATCTATTCTAAGCGCCAGATCAGGACCGAGAACTACGACGCCCAGATCTGGGCGACTGGTTGTTCGCACGTAGTTTCAGCTTATCACAAGGGTATGTGTCTTTCGGAGCTTATCAGCATGCCCGGCCAGCCGCTTCCCAAGAGGGGCCTGGTTGAGAGGTTCCAGTTCCGCGGCCAGAAGAATCATCGCTGCAGGCTCAGCAAGGGCGTCAGCTACATGACCGATTTCCAGGTCGAGAAAATGAGCCCGAATCTTTACAGGCAGAGCCATATCGATCTGGAAAGATTCGCAAAAAACCGCGGCATCTTCGTGAAGTTCCCGGAAATGAGCAGTTCAGGGCTCGAGCCGTTCAGCTACATAGATTTTGAGGCCCGCAAAACGGAACTGCATATTCACGCGTTCCACGCATACCCGGATCAGGTAACGATCATAAAAACACAATCGCTTGTTGGATTTTACGACTGA
- a CDS encoding type II secretion system protein GspD, with product MGLMLTGCGDFFAEKPTEMESENILEILSEIKPKPDIEYPVPEAYKKPPRIIEGKAGEETDAKVFYFCKYQSPQSLSKMIDNQFMKQFRNSKGKTYPVPDYRVTSNPATNQLVVRCPTRKHAEQLLTFLKKTDVPPIQVKIDCMVSEVYADHTMDWETTLQIENLFGEGIALGGKVVDGELQPAFPGAALRDVARSSFGLKAGFERQINQPGHRFRALVDLLASRGYLKILMNPQLEVVNGETARIETSEHVPLDEISYVSPGTDAITKSTRYVDIIDSLEITPHVFADGYIGLKTRVLLGSKSTPEGVKQVPIVTKREIRVEENRIRQGESLVIGGIRKTEKRSVVRGVPFLKDIPILGILFSSKDFEERGKEVLFIITPTISTGGRPNDEVIAEIRKKHEMVQPDTLIESLKDPFGNKGYTELVEGEAAENEVGRVKAEVERGHAQRKSEWLKRELRQANEQLEAERKRFEEAATEAEKARQELEKAKAEAEAKLQAEQKKTEQSQSKTSELQKQIEAARTKATEAEKRSQSVRQEYEAAAMRLEKIRSELEAAQNGGDSADAGKKQDRKAEPGEDKNEQETDKQASTQKAGPPEKDDSGKVDQQQKSDG from the coding sequence ATGGGGCTGATGCTGACGGGTTGCGGTGATTTCTTTGCTGAAAAGCCCACGGAAATGGAGTCCGAGAACATTCTTGAAATACTAAGCGAGATCAAGCCTAAGCCTGATATCGAGTATCCCGTTCCTGAAGCTTACAAGAAACCTCCTCGGATCATCGAAGGCAAAGCGGGGGAAGAGACAGATGCGAAAGTCTTCTATTTCTGCAAATATCAGAGCCCGCAAAGTCTGTCTAAAATGATAGACAATCAGTTCATGAAGCAGTTCCGCAACAGCAAGGGCAAGACCTATCCGGTGCCGGACTACCGCGTCACCTCGAACCCAGCGACAAATCAGCTCGTGGTTCGCTGTCCGACGCGAAAGCATGCCGAGCAGCTTCTTACGTTCCTGAAGAAAACCGATGTTCCGCCCATCCAGGTCAAGATCGACTGCATGGTCAGCGAGGTCTATGCGGACCATACGATGGACTGGGAAACGACGCTGCAGATAGAAAACCTTTTCGGCGAAGGAATTGCACTGGGCGGAAAAGTAGTCGACGGCGAATTGCAGCCGGCTTTTCCCGGTGCTGCCTTGCGTGACGTAGCGAGATCCTCTTTTGGTCTCAAAGCGGGCTTTGAAAGACAGATAAATCAGCCAGGACACAGATTCAGGGCGCTGGTTGACCTTCTTGCCTCACGCGGCTACCTCAAGATACTGATGAATCCGCAACTTGAGGTTGTCAATGGTGAAACGGCCCGGATAGAGACATCTGAGCATGTACCTTTGGATGAAATATCTTACGTCTCACCTGGCACCGATGCAATAACCAAGTCGACGCGTTACGTAGATATTATCGATTCGCTGGAGATCACTCCGCATGTCTTTGCGGACGGCTATATCGGATTGAAAACGCGGGTACTGCTCGGTTCGAAGTCGACTCCCGAGGGTGTTAAACAGGTACCTATCGTCACAAAACGTGAGATTCGTGTAGAAGAGAACCGGATACGTCAGGGCGAGAGCCTTGTGATAGGCGGCATACGCAAGACCGAAAAGCGTTCGGTGGTCCGCGGTGTGCCCTTCCTTAAAGACATCCCGATTTTGGGCATTCTGTTCAGCAGTAAGGATTTTGAGGAACGCGGCAAAGAAGTTCTCTTTATTATTACGCCTACAATTTCTACCGGCGGCAGGCCGAACGACGAAGTTATAGCCGAGATCCGCAAGAAGCACGAGATGGTCCAGCCCGACACGCTGATCGAGTCACTGAAGGACCCGTTCGGTAATAAGGGGTATACAGAGCTGGTCGAGGGTGAAGCCGCTGAAAACGAGGTCGGCAGGGTCAAGGCCGAGGTCGAAAGAGGCCACGCACAGCGCAAATCCGAATGGCTCAAGCGGGAACTCAGGCAGGCCAATGAGCAGTTAGAGGCTGAGCGAAAGCGATTCGAAGAGGCTGCCACAGAGGCAGAAAAGGCACGGCAGGAGCTTGAAAAAGCAAAAGCAGAGGCCGAGGCCAAGCTCCAGGCGGAGCAGAAAAAGACCGAACAGAGCCAGTCAAAGACCAGCGAGCTGCAAAAGCAGATAGAGGCTGCCCGGACCAAAGCCACCGAAGCCGAAAAGAGATCGCAGTCTGTAAGGCAGGAATACGAAGCCGCGGCCATGCGACTGGAGAAGATAAGATCCGAGCTGGAAGCTGCTCAAAATGGCGGTGACTCAGCGGATGCCGGCAAAAAGCAGGACCGCAAAGCAGAACCAGGCGAGGACAAGAACGAGCAGGAGACTGATAAACAGGCATCAACCCAAAAGGCTGGTCCTCCAGAAAAGGATGACAGCGGCAAGGTTGATCAGCAGCAAAAGAGCGATGGCTGA
- the hypE gene encoding hydrogenase expression/formation protein HypE codes for MSIEHTEKILLAHGGGGRLTTSLIENAILPKFQNPELAQLADSADIKLDASEVLFTTDSFVVKPLFFNGGDIGKLAICGTVNDLAVAGAKPVALSLSLIIEEGFEFDTLEKILASASQTARQADVPIVTGDTKVVEKGAADGIFINTAGIGTKYKQTNLSFDRILPGDRIIINGNIGDHGMTIMSQREGIKFKSRLKSDCAPLADLTRTILETGADVKFMRDPTRGGVAATTNEVAQSAGCNIELIETALPIDSSVRAAADMLGFDLLNIANEGKVVVIASEASADKVVNAMQQHPLGKDAAIIGSIADRDDDPIVELLTTIGGRRIVQMPYGRELPRIC; via the coding sequence ATGAGTATCGAACACACCGAAAAGATCCTGCTCGCACACGGCGGAGGCGGAAGACTTACAACCAGTCTGATCGAAAATGCCATACTGCCCAAATTTCAGAACCCCGAACTCGCACAATTGGCCGATTCGGCGGACATAAAGCTGGACGCATCCGAGGTCCTTTTCACCACGGACAGCTTCGTGGTTAAACCGTTGTTTTTCAACGGCGGCGACATAGGCAAGCTCGCGATCTGCGGAACGGTTAACGATCTGGCGGTCGCGGGAGCGAAGCCCGTAGCACTGAGCCTGTCGCTGATCATCGAAGAAGGCTTCGAATTCGACACGCTCGAAAAGATCCTCGCAAGTGCATCGCAGACAGCACGCCAGGCGGATGTGCCCATCGTAACGGGCGACACGAAGGTTGTCGAAAAGGGCGCGGCCGACGGCATTTTCATCAATACAGCAGGGATAGGCACCAAATACAAACAGACAAATCTGTCCTTCGACCGCATACTGCCCGGCGACAGGATCATCATCAACGGCAACATCGGCGATCACGGCATGACCATCATGTCGCAGCGCGAAGGCATAAAATTCAAGAGTCGGCTCAAAAGCGACTGCGCACCGCTGGCTGATCTGACCCGAACGATACTCGAAACCGGCGCGGACGTGAAATTCATGCGCGACCCCACGCGAGGTGGTGTAGCGGCGACCACAAACGAGGTCGCACAGTCCGCGGGCTGCAATATAGAACTTATCGAAACCGCCCTGCCGATCGATTCGTCTGTTCGCGCTGCAGCGGACATGCTAGGCTTCGACCTGCTCAACATCGCCAACGAAGGCAAGGTCGTCGTCATCGCAAGCGAAGCTTCCGCCGACAAGGTTGTGAATGCAATGCAGCAGCATCCGCTGGGTAAAGACGCCGCGATAATCGGCTCGATCGCGGACCGCGACGACGACCCCATCGTAGAATTGCTCACCACCATCGGCGGCAGAAGGATCGTTCAGATGCCCTACGGCCGAGAACTCCCGAGGATCTGCTGA
- the hypD gene encoding hydrogenase formation protein HypD, with amino-acid sequence MLRRILKAQNLMDCACRKLGRQLNIMEVCGTHTVSIFRNGIRPTLPKSLKLLSGPGCPVCVTDQGYIDVTVELAKRDDVILATYGDMIRVPGKSGSLEQLNRSNVKVVMSSDEALNLARENKDKTVVFVAVGFETTTPATAVAVGQAADENLENFTVLSGHKLVIPAMKALLTDKNNKIDAFLCPGHVSVIIGSDAYKTVLDDFDVPCVVAGFEPMQVIEGIGEICRQIYKDDIKVESIYHAAVKPEGNPTAQKIIDQYFEAFDGPWRGLGNIPGGTLRLKEEYAQFDAFKRFGIDQVPTEELNGCKCGEVLCGLIDPPQCPKFENTCTPDTPIGPCMVSSEGACSAWYKYGRRRRRRRKQA; translated from the coding sequence ATGCTGCGAAGAATCCTTAAAGCCCAGAACCTAATGGACTGCGCCTGTCGCAAGCTCGGCAGGCAGCTCAATATAATGGAAGTCTGCGGAACACACACCGTCTCGATCTTTCGAAACGGCATCAGACCGACACTTCCCAAATCGCTAAAACTTCTCTCAGGACCGGGCTGCCCCGTCTGCGTGACTGACCAGGGCTACATCGATGTCACCGTCGAGCTTGCCAAACGCGATGACGTGATCCTCGCCACCTACGGCGATATGATCCGTGTGCCGGGCAAGAGCGGATCGCTCGAACAGCTCAACCGGTCCAACGTCAAGGTTGTCATGAGCAGCGACGAAGCCTTGAATCTCGCAAGAGAGAACAAAGACAAGACAGTTGTCTTCGTCGCGGTCGGATTCGAGACGACAACCCCGGCGACCGCTGTTGCAGTTGGGCAGGCGGCCGACGAGAACCTCGAAAACTTCACCGTCCTCAGCGGCCACAAACTCGTCATCCCTGCAATGAAGGCACTGCTCACCGACAAGAACAACAAGATCGACGCCTTCCTCTGCCCCGGCCATGTCAGCGTGATCATCGGCTCCGATGCTTACAAGACGGTCTTGGACGATTTCGACGTCCCGTGCGTCGTCGCAGGTTTCGAACCGATGCAGGTAATCGAAGGCATCGGCGAGATATGCCGTCAGATCTACAAGGACGACATCAAAGTCGAATCCATTTATCATGCCGCTGTCAAACCCGAGGGCAACCCCACCGCTCAGAAAATAATCGACCAGTACTTCGAAGCATTCGACGGTCCCTGGCGCGGACTGGGCAACATACCGGGCGGCACATTGCGACTAAAAGAAGAGTATGCACAATTCGACGCGTTCAAGCGTTTCGGCATCGACCAGGTGCCAACCGAAGAACTCAACGGATGTAAATGCGGGGAAGTACTGTGCGGCCTGATCGACCCGCCTCAGTGCCCCAAGTTCGAGAACACCTGCACACCGGATACACCCATCGGCCCCTGCATGGTCTCCAGCGAAGGAGCGTGCTCGGCATGGTACAAGTACGGCAGAAGAAGACGTAGAAGGAGAAAGCAAGCCTAA
- a CDS encoding endonuclease III domain-containing protein encodes MNYEKLMEVFNLMHDRYGPQKWWPGDSEYEVAVGAILTQNTNWRNVESALENLKNANSLDPFTIDEMPAEQLATLIRPAGYYNVKAKRLKNFNHWLITEHDGQIEQLNNKSIDTLREELLSVNGIGRETADSIILYAVKKPTFVVDAYTCRIMLRHQFIDPYADYEQVKDFFESCLPADVELFNEYHALLVQVGKNHCKPKAKCAGCPLESLPHELDPMF; translated from the coding sequence ATGAATTACGAAAAACTGATGGAGGTTTTCAACCTCATGCACGACCGCTACGGCCCGCAGAAATGGTGGCCCGGCGATAGCGAATACGAAGTCGCGGTCGGTGCGATCCTCACCCAAAACACTAACTGGCGAAATGTCGAATCAGCACTGGAGAACCTGAAAAACGCCAATTCGCTTGATCCTTTCACCATAGACGAAATGCCCGCTGAACAGCTTGCGACGCTGATCCGGCCCGCAGGCTATTACAACGTGAAGGCCAAGAGGCTCAAGAACTTCAACCACTGGCTGATAACCGAACACGACGGACAGATCGAGCAGTTGAACAATAAAAGTATCGACACACTTCGGGAAGAATTGCTGTCAGTCAACGGGATTGGCAGGGAAACCGCCGATTCGATCATACTCTACGCGGTCAAAAAGCCCACATTCGTCGTCGACGCGTATACCTGCCGAATTATGCTGAGGCATCAGTTTATCGACCCGTATGCCGATTATGAGCAGGTGAAGGATTTTTTCGAGTCGTGCCTGCCCGCCGATGTCGAGCTGTTTAATGAGTATCACGCCCTGCTGGTTCAGGTGGGCAAAAATCACTGCAAGCCCAAGGCGAAATGTGCGGGCTGCCCGCTCGAATCACTGCCTCACGAGCTGGATCCGATGTTCTAA
- a CDS encoding type II secretion system protein GspD, with protein MGKTSNSIVGRFSGHFGQGTALAVALVLCTALSGCGDFFAEKPTELESRNILRELSEVRQIPDVDNPVPDEYKKPPEIIESVVSEDETDAKLFYFTKYHTPDKLQKMIDNQFLKSFRNSKGKEYPLPDYQVTSNEATNQLVVRCPTRADAEQVLEFLKETDVPPIQVKIDCLISEVYADNTMDWETSLQVQNLLGEGIALNGEGIDTNNDGIGDRASVAFPGAALRDNARSLFGLKAGIERQVDEPGHVFRALVDMLASRGYLKILMNPELEVVNGQTATIIASEQVPLDQIARVNPNSDIITKRTEYIDVVDTLEITPQVFADGSIGIRTRAIIGSKATPEGVKQIPIVTKREVRVEENRIRQGESLVIGGIKKTEKRSVVRGVPFLKDIPIIGVLFSSKDFEERGKEVLFILTPTISSGGVPNEEIVKMLRKEHESVKKDSLVQTITDPFGSKKYTTMVEEEASESQVAKVKAEMERSQAQRRAQWLARELKRINEQLQIERRRAREAEQRVKAARQAYEEVEAASVQQLQQEQEKGVKLQKEATELQKQMEQARQQAAKAQEKVKSTSEKMSQLEQELAEVREQDSDKDQGAPEKQADPSDSSDKSNTDEKAKAEDGGSEKTDPGKQAKKE; from the coding sequence ATGGGTAAAACTTCCAATTCTATTGTGGGTAGATTCTCCGGGCATTTTGGGCAAGGCACTGCACTGGCGGTTGCGCTTGTTCTGTGCACAGCACTGTCCGGGTGCGGGGACTTTTTTGCCGAAAAACCGACCGAGCTCGAGTCCAGGAACATACTCAGGGAGCTCAGCGAGGTACGGCAGATACCTGATGTGGACAACCCGGTTCCGGATGAATACAAAAAGCCCCCGGAGATCATTGAAAGTGTGGTCAGCGAGGACGAAACAGACGCAAAGCTGTTCTATTTCACCAAGTACCACACGCCGGACAAGCTCCAGAAGATGATCGACAACCAGTTCCTCAAAAGCTTCCGCAACAGCAAGGGTAAGGAATATCCTCTTCCGGATTATCAGGTGACTTCCAACGAAGCGACCAATCAACTGGTCGTGCGCTGCCCCACACGCGCAGACGCTGAGCAGGTTCTGGAATTTTTGAAGGAAACCGACGTCCCGCCGATCCAGGTCAAGATCGACTGCCTGATATCCGAGGTCTACGCGGACAATACGATGGACTGGGAGACCAGTTTGCAGGTTCAAAATCTTCTGGGTGAGGGTATTGCACTCAATGGAGAGGGGATAGACACCAATAATGACGGCATTGGAGATCGAGCCTCGGTTGCGTTTCCCGGTGCCGCGTTGCGAGACAATGCAAGATCGTTGTTTGGTCTCAAGGCGGGGATCGAGCGGCAGGTCGACGAGCCCGGACACGTTTTCCGGGCATTGGTGGACATGCTGGCTTCCCGCGGCTACCTGAAAATCTTGATGAATCCTGAGCTGGAAGTCGTAAACGGACAGACGGCAACTATAATCGCGAGTGAACAGGTGCCGCTGGACCAGATTGCCAGGGTGAATCCCAACAGCGATATCATCACAAAGCGAACCGAATATATTGATGTAGTTGATACGCTGGAAATAACTCCGCAGGTCTTTGCCGACGGTTCTATAGGGATCAGAACCCGAGCAATTATCGGATCCAAGGCTACGCCCGAGGGCGTCAAGCAGATACCGATCGTTACAAAGCGTGAGGTTCGTGTTGAGGAAAACCGCATCCGGCAGGGTGAGAGCCTTGTTATCGGCGGTATAAAGAAAACAGAAAAACGCTCGGTCGTCAGGGGTGTTCCGTTCCTGAAGGACATTCCGATCATTGGTGTGCTTTTTTCCAGTAAGGACTTCGAAGAACGGGGCAAAGAGGTTCTGTTCATTTTGACGCCTACAATTTCCTCTGGCGGGGTACCTAATGAGGAAATAGTGAAGATGCTTCGCAAAGAGCATGAGAGTGTCAAGAAAGACAGCCTTGTTCAGACGATAACCGACCCGTTCGGCAGCAAGAAATATACGACGATGGTTGAGGAAGAGGCCAGCGAATCGCAAGTCGCCAAGGTCAAGGCGGAGATGGAGCGAAGTCAGGCACAGCGGCGTGCCCAGTGGCTTGCCCGGGAACTGAAGCGGATCAATGAGCAGCTCCAGATTGAACGCCGCCGGGCCAGAGAGGCTGAGCAAAGAGTCAAAGCCGCTCGCCAGGCCTATGAAGAGGTCGAAGCAGCTTCGGTTCAGCAACTCCAGCAGGAACAGGAAAAGGGCGTTAAACTGCAGAAAGAGGCGACCGAGCTGCAGAAGCAAATGGAACAGGCACGACAGCAGGCGGCCAAGGCTCAGGAAAAAGTGAAATCCACTTCGGAAAAAATGTCGCAGCTCGAGCAGGAGCTGGCCGAAGTTAGGGAGCAGGATTCTGATAAGGATCAGGGCGCACCCGAAAAACAGGCCGACCCGTCAGATAGTTCCGATAAGAGCAATACAGACGAAAAAGCCAAAGCCGAGGACGGCGGAAGCGAAAAGACAGATCCAGGTAAACAGGCAAAGAAGGAATAG
- the hypF gene encoding carbamoyltransferase HypF, with protein sequence MTGNDIKRAAVKLTGRIQGVGCRPFIYRLATKYDLTGTVLNDTTGVRIEIQGPGTAVKLFLADLQDPAKLPPLMSIANLKLEKLSLKPDETTFTILKSDSAGTPTSQVTVDSATCADCLRELEDRDDFRYHYPFINCTNCGPRYSIIKSIPYDRPNTTMNQFEMCPACRKQYEDPTDRRFHAQPVACPACGPHIWLTDAENNVLTEGTEGTIERTAAMLREGKILAIKGLGGFHLACDATNEQAVKMLRRRKQREAKPFAMMAADLETIQKYAEIAAEAQQLLNSPESPIVLLPRKVDTDIAPSIATGTNTLGFMLPYTPLHHMLFAQPGIEVLVITSANISDEPLICENKVALSKLGGIADAFLMHNRDIYRQVDDSVVHLIGPNPAMLRCSRGYAPAPFPAPTSLEKDIFAAGADMKNTFCFAKGSQLILSEHVGDLKDALVYKHYRKSVKHLQQLYDVKPEIIAHDLHPGYFSTQYALSMLDVQCIPVQHHWAHIASVLAEFGHPGEVIGIVADGTGLGTDNAIWGGECLIASLTGFKRFGHLEYFPLPGGDAASKEPIRPILGLLSLIDPIDHIPEKYNDILTRIEPDEEKISTILTQIDSSLNTVPTSSTGRLFDAVAALAGLGSYNRFEAQLPMALEAAIDTHNQKYYDFSLKQAPNGTFQIDLRKTIEEIASDSAKMVECPEIAARFHNFLAQAWLEMALKAREETDINTAALSGGVFCNRYLANRTITLLKDNGFSVLFKKRIPANDGGIALGQAAIAAALQEQ encoded by the coding sequence ATGACCGGGAACGACATAAAAAGAGCAGCGGTGAAACTGACTGGCCGTATTCAGGGCGTTGGCTGCAGGCCTTTCATTTACCGTCTCGCGACAAAGTACGACCTCACCGGTACGGTACTGAACGACACCACGGGAGTGCGGATAGAAATCCAGGGCCCAGGCACAGCGGTAAAACTGTTTCTGGCAGACCTGCAGGACCCTGCCAAGCTGCCCCCGCTGATGAGTATAGCGAACCTCAAGCTGGAAAAACTCAGCCTGAAACCTGACGAAACCACCTTTACAATACTGAAAAGCGACTCTGCGGGCACACCGACGTCGCAGGTAACCGTCGACAGCGCGACCTGCGCAGACTGCCTCCGTGAACTCGAGGATCGGGACGACTTCAGATACCACTATCCGTTCATTAACTGCACCAATTGCGGCCCCCGTTACAGCATAATAAAGAGCATCCCATACGATCGACCCAACACCACCATGAACCAGTTCGAGATGTGCCCGGCCTGCCGAAAACAGTATGAGGATCCCACCGACCGCCGGTTCCACGCCCAGCCGGTCGCCTGCCCAGCCTGCGGGCCGCACATCTGGCTGACTGATGCTGAAAACAACGTCCTTACCGAGGGCACAGAAGGGACCATCGAGCGGACAGCGGCTATGCTTCGCGAAGGTAAGATACTGGCAATAAAGGGCTTAGGTGGCTTTCATCTAGCCTGCGATGCGACAAACGAGCAGGCGGTAAAAATGCTCCGCCGGCGAAAACAGCGCGAAGCCAAACCCTTCGCAATGATGGCAGCGGATCTGGAAACCATACAAAAATACGCAGAGATCGCTGCCGAAGCTCAGCAATTGCTAAATTCTCCCGAGAGCCCGATCGTTCTGCTGCCGCGAAAGGTGGACACCGACATCGCACCATCCATCGCGACCGGCACCAACACACTAGGCTTCATGCTGCCCTATACGCCGCTGCACCACATGCTTTTCGCCCAGCCAGGCATCGAGGTACTCGTGATAACCAGCGCGAACATCTCAGACGAGCCGCTGATCTGCGAAAACAAGGTGGCGCTGTCAAAACTGGGCGGGATCGCTGACGCTTTTCTAATGCACAACCGCGATATCTACCGCCAGGTCGATGACTCAGTCGTTCATCTCATCGGCCCCAACCCCGCAATGCTCCGCTGCTCGCGAGGCTATGCGCCTGCACCCTTCCCAGCCCCCACATCTCTTGAAAAGGACATATTCGCTGCCGGGGCGGACATGAAAAACACATTCTGTTTCGCAAAAGGCTCGCAGCTCATCCTCAGTGAACACGTGGGCGACCTCAAGGACGCACTCGTCTACAAACACTACCGCAAAAGCGTCAAACATCTCCAGCAGCTTTACGACGTGAAGCCGGAAATAATCGCCCACGACCTGCACCCAGGCTATTTCTCCACCCAATACGCTCTGTCAATGCTAGACGTGCAATGCATACCCGTCCAGCACCACTGGGCACATATCGCCTCGGTCCTCGCGGAATTCGGCCATCCAGGCGAAGTAATAGGCATAGTCGCTGACGGCACGGGCCTGGGAACCGACAATGCGATCTGGGGCGGTGAATGCCTGATCGCCTCGCTGACCGGCTTCAAAAGGTTCGGCCATCTCGAATACTTTCCCCTGCCGGGCGGCGATGCAGCGTCAAAAGAACCGATCCGCCCAATACTCGGCCTGCTTAGTCTGATCGATCCGATCGACCATATCCCAGAAAAGTATAATGACATCCTGACGCGCATCGAGCCGGACGAAGAAAAGATCTCGACCATCCTGACACAGATAGATTCCTCGTTAAACACAGTACCTACCTCCAGTACCGGCCGACTCTTCGACGCTGTCGCGGCCCTGGCGGGTCTTGGCAGCTACAACCGATTTGAGGCACAACTGCCGATGGCACTGGAAGCTGCGATCGACACACATAATCAGAAATACTATGATTTCAGCCTGAAGCAGGCCCCGAACGGAACCTTCCAGATCGATCTGCGTAAAACCATTGAAGAGATTGCATCGGACAGTGCCAAAATGGTAGAATGCCCTGAGATTGCTGCCAGGTTCCACAACTTCCTTGCTCAGGCCTGGCTCGAAATGGCACTAAAGGCCCGGGAAGAAACAGATATAAATACAGCAGCGTTGAGCGGCGGGGTATTTTGTAATCGTTATCTTGCAAACAGAACGATTACCTTGTTGAAAGATAACGGTTTTTCTGTATTATTTAAGAAGCGCATCCCGGCGAACGATGGAGGCATAGCCCTGGGCCAGGCAGCCATCGCAGCCGCTTTGCAGGAACAATGA